One Pelodiscus sinensis isolate JC-2024 chromosome 25, ASM4963464v1, whole genome shotgun sequence DNA window includes the following coding sequences:
- the TMEM35B gene encoding transmembrane protein 35B codes for MALVFPAIRVLLGLFFLLTGAVKLTEQISPELYQQLKSQFVQFADVFPLKEFGYKPEPEQYLQVVGWIEVVAGALLAFGPQLLQEISNFVLTIVMIGAIYTLLVLKEPLAMCAPATVCLGLLLLLNIRGKGGRAKSKFE; via the exons ATGGCGCTCGTCTTCCCCGCCATCCGGGTGCTGCTCGGCCTCTTCTTCCTGCTCACCGGGGCGGTGAAGCTCACGGAGCAGATCTCGCCGGAGCTCTACCAGCAGCTG aAGTCCCAGTTTGTGCAGTTCGCTGACGTCTTCCCCCTGAAGGAGTTTGGCTACAAGCCGGAGCCGGAGCAGTACCTGCAGGTGGTCGGCTGGATCGAGGTGGTGGCCGGGGCTCTCCTGGCCTTTGGGCCCCAGCTCCTGCAGGAGATCAGCAACTTCGTGCTCACCATCGTCATGATCG GTGCCATCTACACCCTGCTGGTGCTGAAGGAGCCCTTGGCCATGTGTGCACCGGCCACGGTCTGCCtaggcctcctgctgctgctcaacATCCGAGGAAAGGGAGGCAGGGCCAAGTCCAAGTTTGAGTGA